The proteins below come from a single Prolixibacter sp. NT017 genomic window:
- a CDS encoding DUF2231 domain-containing protein has product MESLLPTWAPNIHPLLIHFPIAILITATLADAASLIWRKAWLENTVLALFGFGVVMLLITYLSGRQAIDIVDVPLKAELTASHHADWALRTLLFYSGYLVVRLIVFFTRLRNKKWIAVVLLIGGLLGIGSIAKTADYGGKLVYKYQVGTQQKQEK; this is encoded by the coding sequence ATGGAAAGTTTACTCCCTACCTGGGCACCGAACATACATCCACTACTGATTCATTTTCCGATCGCGATATTAATTACTGCCACACTTGCAGACGCAGCCAGCCTGATATGGAGAAAAGCGTGGCTTGAAAATACGGTCCTTGCTCTTTTCGGTTTCGGGGTGGTCATGTTGTTGATCACTTACCTGAGCGGAAGGCAAGCTATTGATATCGTCGATGTGCCATTGAAGGCGGAATTAACGGCATCACACCATGCAGACTGGGCCTTGCGGACCCTGTTGTTTTACAGCGGTTACCTGGTTGTTAGGTTGATTGTTTTTTTCACCCGTCTGCGAAACAAAAAGTGGATTGCTGTGGTGTTGCTGATTGGTGGGTTGCTTGGTATCGGTTCGATAGCCAAGACTGCCGACTATGGCGGAAAATTAGTGTATAAATACCAGGTTGGTACACAGCAAAAGCAGGAGAAATAA
- a CDS encoding heavy metal-binding domain-containing protein: MKKSFLYSLVFLSGMLLIAFSASAQDATPAQPATKQSAVQYTCPMHPDVVMDHPGKCPKCGMTLKKKGAAHQEMNTHSMSDSTHMQHSMMMGDSMDMKNCPMKHAMQKDSSSVAHYRCPMHHDVVTDKPGKCPKCGMTLKKMDGHQQAMHMHNMKDSTRMNHPMMMDSTGDMKNCHMNSGSSATMNN, from the coding sequence ATGAAAAAGAGTTTTCTGTACTCCCTGGTATTCCTTTCGGGAATGCTATTGATCGCTTTTAGTGCTTCTGCACAAGATGCCACACCGGCTCAGCCCGCCACTAAACAATCAGCTGTTCAGTACACCTGTCCGATGCATCCTGACGTGGTGATGGATCACCCGGGAAAATGTCCCAAGTGCGGGATGACCTTGAAGAAAAAGGGTGCTGCCCACCAGGAGATGAATACGCATTCGATGTCCGATAGTACACACATGCAGCATAGCATGATGATGGGAGATTCGATGGACATGAAAAACTGCCCGATGAAACACGCCATGCAGAAAGATTCATCGTCTGTCGCCCATTACAGGTGCCCGATGCATCATGATGTTGTAACGGACAAGCCGGGGAAATGCCCCAAGTGCGGGATGACGTTGAAAAAGATGGATGGCCATCAACAAGCGATGCACATGCACAACATGAAAGATAGTACCCGAATGAACCATCCAATGATGATGGATTCGACGGGAGATATGAAGAACTGTCATATGAATAGTGGATCATCAGCTACGATGAACAATTAA
- a CDS encoding DUF302 domain-containing protein, with protein MKYYIDKKTKGDFDEVVTRVTEALKQEGFGVLTEIDIQQKLKEKLDVDFRKYKILGACNPPFAYQALEIEDKIGTMLPCNVVVQETEDGGIEVAAVNPVASMQAVDDEDLICVSENILKKLERVIESL; from the coding sequence ATGAAATATTACATCGATAAGAAAACAAAAGGAGACTTCGACGAAGTGGTTACCAGGGTGACTGAGGCGTTGAAGCAGGAAGGTTTTGGTGTATTAACTGAAATTGATATTCAGCAAAAGCTAAAGGAAAAGCTGGATGTTGATTTCCGGAAGTATAAAATTTTGGGAGCCTGCAATCCTCCCTTTGCATACCAAGCATTGGAAATAGAGGATAAAATCGGAACCATGCTACCGTGCAATGTGGTCGTTCAGGAGACTGAAGATGGAGGAATCGAAGTGGCGGCCGTCAATCCGGTGGCATCGATGCAGGCGGTAGATGATGAGGACCTTATCTGTGTTTCAGAAAATATTCTAAAGAAACTGGAACGGGTTATCGAATCATTGTAG
- a CDS encoding multicopper oxidase domain-containing protein: protein MDFIKKKTNIYTLLLFGLLFLVKIPAYAQTDTTTYHLTIRKEQVDKAGKKVMGMTVNGTIPGPTLKFKEGDYAVIYVKNEMDVETSVHWHGLLLPNFYDGVPYLTTPPIKPGETRKYEFPLKQSGTYWYHSHTMLQEQSGVYGSIVIEPRKKKLKYDKELVLVLSDWTNEKPINVLRTLKRGSEWYQIKKGTATPLNKVIARHALGAQLKFWKQRMDGADIADVYYPAFLVNGSQKQEYPNFKPGDRVRLRIINGSSSTSYWMTFGGKTPTLVSADGKNVVPVKRNKTFIAIAETYDFIVTIPKNGQIEFRATTDDGSGSTSAFLGKGPVLAAPDVPKPDKIGMMKKMAKMDMRMGAPAIKYRPKKDEPHKMEKNWGTQMDKSADKMKGNMSHDMKGSMKGMDMFAKYNYDYLKSPVKTTFPKDVPVRNILLNLTGNMHRYIWSMNGIPLSETDKIKIKKGEVTRITLNNLTMMSHPMHLHGHFFRVLNKNGDYSPLKHTVNVPPMKKITIEFYNQESGDWFFHCHILYHLTSGMARIFSYGTPRDPRLKGYPVKKLIHETNRYYTWGTAEMASNVTSLSLVSSNIRNQFNFDAEYGWNKNMEAEFTYERYLYDYFRVFAGVNMENTDRNSLDNIKTTAVAGIRWFTPYMFDLDLRVDNELRPRISIGRDVMLFPRLSVFGYYEYQLDFGAVNTLPPNKNVEGETVWNAGAEYMLSKNFSLVASYDNRYGAGGGLTLRF, encoded by the coding sequence ATGGATTTTATTAAAAAGAAAACAAATATTTATACCCTATTACTGTTTGGTTTATTATTCCTGGTGAAGATACCTGCATATGCTCAAACTGACACCACCACCTATCATCTGACGATACGGAAGGAACAAGTTGATAAAGCAGGAAAAAAGGTCATGGGGATGACCGTCAACGGCACGATTCCCGGACCGACATTGAAATTTAAGGAAGGCGACTATGCTGTCATCTATGTCAAGAACGAAATGGATGTAGAGACATCGGTTCACTGGCATGGGCTTTTATTACCTAATTTCTATGATGGCGTACCGTACCTGACGACTCCACCGATTAAACCCGGCGAAACGCGTAAGTACGAGTTCCCGTTGAAACAATCCGGAACCTACTGGTATCACTCACACACCATGTTACAAGAACAAAGCGGTGTATATGGTTCCATTGTGATTGAACCCCGGAAGAAGAAGTTAAAGTATGACAAGGAGTTAGTCCTGGTACTTTCGGACTGGACCAACGAAAAGCCCATCAACGTTCTTCGTACGCTTAAGCGAGGGAGCGAATGGTACCAGATAAAGAAAGGTACCGCTACGCCGCTGAACAAGGTAATTGCCCGCCACGCTTTGGGAGCACAGCTTAAATTCTGGAAGCAGCGAATGGATGGCGCTGATATAGCCGATGTATATTATCCTGCTTTTTTGGTGAACGGCTCGCAAAAACAGGAGTATCCCAATTTCAAGCCGGGAGACCGGGTTCGATTGCGAATCATTAATGGTTCCTCTTCGACTTCTTACTGGATGACCTTTGGAGGAAAAACACCTACGCTTGTATCGGCTGATGGTAAAAACGTAGTGCCTGTGAAGCGTAATAAGACATTTATCGCGATAGCGGAAACTTATGACTTCATTGTTACCATTCCGAAGAACGGGCAAATTGAATTCAGGGCCACGACTGACGATGGTTCCGGTTCGACGTCAGCCTTCCTGGGGAAAGGACCTGTGCTTGCCGCCCCGGATGTTCCCAAACCCGACAAAATCGGGATGATGAAAAAGATGGCCAAAATGGATATGCGCATGGGAGCTCCCGCTATCAAATACCGGCCCAAGAAAGATGAACCCCACAAGATGGAAAAGAACTGGGGCACGCAGATGGATAAGTCGGCCGATAAAATGAAGGGGAACATGAGCCATGACATGAAAGGTAGTATGAAAGGGATGGATATGTTTGCCAAATACAATTACGACTATCTGAAATCGCCTGTAAAAACTACCTTCCCGAAGGATGTTCCGGTCAGGAATATCCTGCTCAACCTTACCGGTAACATGCACCGCTATATCTGGAGCATGAACGGTATCCCGTTGTCGGAAACGGACAAGATTAAGATCAAAAAAGGTGAAGTCACGCGTATCACGCTGAATAACCTGACGATGATGAGCCACCCGATGCACCTGCACGGACACTTTTTCAGGGTACTAAATAAGAATGGCGACTATTCGCCTTTAAAACACACGGTTAATGTGCCTCCGATGAAAAAGATTACGATTGAATTTTACAATCAGGAGAGCGGAGACTGGTTCTTCCATTGTCACATTCTCTATCACCTGACGAGTGGAATGGCACGGATATTCAGTTACGGTACTCCAAGGGACCCTCGCCTGAAAGGTTATCCGGTGAAGAAACTCATACACGAAACCAACCGGTACTATACGTGGGGAACTGCCGAGATGGCGTCGAATGTGACCAGTTTAAGCCTTGTTTCATCGAACATCCGTAATCAGTTCAATTTCGATGCTGAGTATGGCTGGAATAAGAACATGGAGGCAGAGTTCACCTATGAACGGTATTTGTATGATTATTTCCGGGTTTTCGCCGGAGTGAATATGGAGAATACCGATCGGAACAGCCTGGATAATATCAAAACGACTGCTGTCGCCGGAATCCGGTGGTTTACACCCTACATGTTCGATTTGGACCTTCGTGTGGATAATGAATTACGTCCGCGTATTTCCATCGGACGGGATGTGATGTTGTTCCCCCGGCTATCGGTATTTGGCTACTACGAGTATCAACTCGACTTTGGCGCGGTGAATACACTGCCGCCCAATAAAAATGTGGAAGGCGAAACGGTATGGAATGCCGGTGCAGAATATATGCTATCGAAGAATTTTTCACTGGTAGCCAGTTATGACAACCGGTACGGTGCCGGAGGCGGGTTAACGCTTCGATTCTAA
- a CDS encoding copper-translocating P-type ATPase: MDKKTFDRYYCPMHCEGDKTYDAPGDCPVCGMHLVSVEAKEGGGKETHQPTHQHHHPDTEHRGQYYCPMHCEGDKAYDEPGDCPVCGMHLVRVDAEKEGKSNGHHPAHQHHHSEEGHRGNLKGKYYCPMRCEGDKTYDEPGDCPICGMHLRKAESITPSGVTYTCPMHPEVKQNGPGSCPKCGMDLVPEKGEETSEEEKAYQKMARKFWVALALSIPVFIIAMSDFFSFLHLQDVASKKTWEWIEFVLASPVVFYSGWSFFKRGWSSVRRRSPNMWTLISIGVGVAYLFSIFGLLVPEVFPPQFKDAAGNVHVYFEAAAVILTLVLLGQVLELRAHSKTNSAIKSLLNLVPPVARRVEGDEEQEIPLEEVQVGDILRVRPGEKIPVDGVIVKGNAVIDESMITGEPIPAEKAPDDQVTGGTINGKTAFDMKAEKIGSDTLLAQIIEMVNEASRSRAPIQKLADVVAKYFVQIVVGVSIITFAVWAIWGPAPAYVYAFVNAVSVLIIACPCALGLATPMSIMVGTGRGAQAGVLVKDARAIEEMNKVDTLIIDKTGTITEGKPSLRNFKSFGEMTDVEVLQLAASIDANSEHPVADAIVKGTKGKDISLLEVSDFESVTGKGVQAFYQQHKIGLGNHRLMEDFGAGLNGENKELVKEWQSTGQTVMYLVRGQQVEGIVSVADNIKASSAKAIRALQDMGVKVHMLTGDNEFTAQSVAKELQLDGFMADCLPDDKYKKVKSLQAEGHIVAMAGDGINDAPALAQANIGIAMGTGTDIAMQSAEITLVKGDLNGIARARDLSNKVMRNIKQNLFFAFVYNALGVPIAAGILFPFFGLLLSPMLAATAMSFSSVSVISNALRLRRM; encoded by the coding sequence ATGGATAAAAAAACATTCGACAGATATTATTGTCCCATGCACTGTGAGGGGGATAAGACTTATGATGCGCCGGGAGACTGCCCGGTATGTGGAATGCATCTGGTATCAGTGGAGGCAAAAGAGGGAGGAGGAAAAGAAACGCATCAGCCGACACATCAGCACCATCATCCGGATACAGAACACCGCGGCCAATATTATTGCCCGATGCACTGTGAAGGAGATAAGGCTTATGATGAACCGGGCGATTGCCCGGTATGCGGGATGCATCTTGTCAGAGTAGATGCAGAGAAAGAGGGGAAATCAAACGGGCATCACCCGGCACACCAACATCATCATTCAGAAGAAGGACATCGTGGAAATCTCAAGGGCAAATACTATTGCCCCATGCGTTGTGAGGGAGATAAGACGTATGATGAACCGGGTGATTGCCCGATTTGTGGAATGCACCTCCGGAAAGCGGAGAGCATCACGCCTTCGGGCGTTACCTACACCTGTCCGATGCACCCGGAAGTAAAACAGAATGGGCCCGGGAGTTGTCCGAAGTGCGGTATGGATTTGGTACCGGAAAAGGGAGAAGAGACAAGTGAGGAAGAGAAAGCCTATCAAAAAATGGCCAGGAAGTTTTGGGTTGCCCTGGCCTTAAGTATTCCGGTTTTTATAATTGCGATGTCCGATTTTTTCAGTTTTCTGCATTTACAGGATGTCGCGTCGAAGAAAACCTGGGAATGGATTGAATTTGTGTTGGCCTCGCCGGTGGTATTTTATTCCGGATGGAGCTTTTTTAAGAGAGGCTGGAGTTCCGTCAGGAGACGTTCGCCCAATATGTGGACCCTGATTTCGATAGGCGTCGGCGTGGCTTACCTTTTCAGCATTTTTGGTTTGCTTGTTCCCGAAGTTTTTCCACCACAGTTCAAAGATGCAGCGGGTAATGTACATGTATACTTTGAGGCTGCAGCGGTGATACTGACACTGGTTTTACTGGGGCAAGTTCTGGAATTGCGGGCGCACAGTAAAACGAATTCGGCCATCAAATCCTTATTGAACCTGGTTCCACCGGTTGCCCGCAGAGTAGAGGGAGATGAAGAGCAGGAGATTCCATTGGAAGAAGTTCAGGTAGGTGACATACTGAGAGTCAGGCCGGGCGAAAAGATTCCGGTAGACGGTGTAATTGTTAAGGGAAATGCTGTTATCGATGAAAGTATGATTACCGGCGAACCTATTCCTGCAGAGAAAGCTCCGGATGATCAGGTGACCGGTGGTACCATCAATGGGAAAACGGCTTTCGACATGAAGGCCGAGAAGATCGGGTCGGATACGCTGCTCGCCCAGATTATCGAAATGGTCAATGAGGCCAGTCGTTCGCGGGCACCGATACAAAAACTTGCTGACGTAGTGGCGAAGTATTTTGTCCAAATCGTTGTTGGCGTTTCCATCATCACTTTTGCTGTATGGGCTATCTGGGGGCCGGCACCTGCTTATGTTTACGCATTTGTGAACGCCGTATCGGTACTAATTATCGCCTGTCCGTGTGCATTGGGCCTTGCCACTCCCATGTCTATCATGGTTGGAACCGGCAGAGGAGCACAGGCAGGAGTTTTGGTAAAAGATGCCCGGGCCATTGAAGAGATGAACAAGGTAGATACCCTTATCATTGATAAGACCGGTACGATAACCGAGGGGAAGCCAAGCCTTCGGAACTTCAAATCGTTTGGAGAGATGACCGATGTGGAGGTACTGCAGCTGGCCGCTTCAATCGATGCTAACAGTGAGCACCCGGTAGCTGATGCTATCGTCAAAGGAACAAAGGGAAAAGATATTTCCCTGCTGGAGGTATCGGATTTTGAATCGGTGACCGGTAAGGGTGTTCAAGCGTTTTATCAGCAACACAAAATTGGACTGGGTAATCACCGGTTGATGGAAGACTTTGGTGCGGGACTGAACGGTGAGAACAAAGAATTGGTAAAAGAATGGCAGTCTACCGGCCAGACCGTGATGTACCTGGTACGAGGTCAGCAGGTGGAAGGCATTGTTAGCGTTGCAGATAACATTAAAGCGTCTTCAGCCAAAGCTATCCGGGCCCTTCAGGACATGGGGGTGAAAGTTCATATGCTGACCGGGGACAATGAGTTTACTGCCCAGTCCGTTGCCAAAGAGTTGCAACTCGATGGTTTTATGGCAGACTGTCTTCCTGACGACAAATACAAGAAAGTTAAATCACTGCAAGCGGAAGGTCATATTGTTGCCATGGCCGGAGACGGTATTAATGATGCTCCCGCCCTGGCACAAGCCAACATCGGAATTGCGATGGGAACGGGTACCGATATCGCTATGCAGAGTGCTGAAATCACGCTTGTCAAAGGCGATCTGAATGGTATCGCCCGGGCCCGGGATTTGAGCAACAAGGTCATGCGTAACATTAAACAAAACCTGTTTTTTGCCTTCGTATATAATGCACTGGGCGTACCTATTGCGGCCGGTATCCTGTTTCCATTTTTCGGATTGTTGCTTAGCCCTATGCTGGCGGCGACAGCCATGAGTTTTAGCTCTGTTTCCGTGATTTCCAATGCACTTAGATTAAGAAGGATGTAG
- a CDS encoding SHOCT domain-containing protein translates to MMGIGWIIGILFVVGIFWLTKGNVIDSKSDSRKVPGALDILNERFARGEISLEEYQEKRKMIA, encoded by the coding sequence ATGATGGGAATTGGATGGATTATCGGAATCCTTTTTGTGGTCGGCATTTTTTGGCTGACGAAAGGAAATGTTATCGACAGCAAGTCGGATAGCAGAAAGGTGCCAGGGGCACTGGATATACTAAATGAGCGTTTTGCGCGCGGAGAAATAAGCCTGGAAGAATACCAGGAAAAGCGAAAAATGATCGCGTAG
- a CDS encoding heavy metal-binding domain-containing protein: MKCEGDKVYNSPGNCPVCNMRLVPKNKSRHHSHHHHGCC; this comes from the coding sequence ATGAAGTGTGAAGGAGATAAGGTGTACAATTCCCCGGGAAACTGTCCGGTATGTAACATGCGCCTGGTCCCGAAGAACAAAAGCAGGCATCACTCACACCATCATCACGGATGTTGTTGA
- a CDS encoding P-II family nitrogen regulator: MKLIKAYVRYRKMEEVYDALKHEGFYSMTFVECEGTGRYSDHEKEHISYKYPFAEAYRVIKLEILAADEHVIPVIQLIRKNARTGYNGDGVIVVSPVDSAYKVRTDEEGILAI; encoded by the coding sequence ATGAAACTGATAAAAGCTTATGTCCGCTACCGGAAGATGGAAGAGGTTTACGATGCCCTTAAGCACGAGGGATTTTACAGTATGACCTTCGTGGAATGTGAAGGGACCGGCCGCTACTCCGATCATGAGAAAGAACATATCAGTTATAAATACCCGTTCGCCGAGGCCTACCGGGTGATCAAACTTGAGATTTTGGCTGCCGATGAACATGTAATTCCGGTCATTCAGCTCATTCGTAAAAACGCGCGAACGGGCTACAACGGAGATGGAGTGATCGTTGTGTCGCCAGTGGACAGTGCTTATAAGGTGCGTACTGATGAAGAAGGGATACTAGCGATATAA
- a CDS encoding LDCC motif putative metal-binding protein — protein MEEYLNMVSYQSEIVVEADVAKKLKSLLVALAGIVWVNFSKKLVEIEYNPYEISEETIKENLSEQGFSFSHQKKGIFSGWINRLAKSNKANLGNKRLDCCDMNH, from the coding sequence ATGGAAGAATATTTAAATATGGTTTCCTATCAATCTGAAATCGTTGTAGAAGCCGATGTAGCAAAGAAACTGAAGTCATTACTGGTAGCTCTCGCAGGTATTGTCTGGGTGAACTTCAGCAAAAAACTGGTTGAAATAGAATACAATCCCTATGAAATCAGTGAAGAAACTATCAAAGAGAACCTAAGCGAACAGGGTTTTTCATTCTCCCATCAAAAGAAAGGGATTTTCTCAGGTTGGATTAACCGATTAGCTAAAAGTAACAAAGCTAACCTGGGGAATAAACGATTGGATTGCTGTGACATGAACCACTAA
- a CDS encoding OsmC family protein has protein sequence MSDLNFKIEGEAQTGARFVAKARQFSLTIDEPPALGGDDLGANPVEYLLASYAGCINVVAHLTARELGLQVKKLSIKVNGNLNPARLLGQSDEERAGFKQIDVEFNPEIDASQEQLEHWMTLIKKRCPINDNLSNVTPLSFNLIHESLTV, from the coding sequence ATGTCAGATTTAAATTTCAAAATTGAAGGGGAAGCTCAGACTGGAGCTCGTTTTGTGGCAAAAGCAAGGCAATTTAGCCTGACTATCGATGAACCGCCTGCACTTGGTGGTGACGACCTGGGTGCCAACCCGGTAGAATACCTGTTGGCAAGTTATGCTGGCTGTATCAATGTGGTGGCTCACTTAACCGCCAGAGAGCTGGGACTCCAGGTTAAAAAGCTAAGCATTAAAGTGAATGGAAACCTGAATCCCGCCAGGCTGCTGGGGCAATCAGACGAGGAACGCGCAGGTTTCAAACAAATTGATGTCGAATTCAATCCGGAAATTGATGCCAGTCAGGAACAACTGGAACATTGGATGACCCTCATAAAAAAACGCTGTCCCATCAACGACAACCTTTCAAATGTTACACCCCTCTCATTTAATCTTATCCATGAATCATTAACGGTATAA
- the cysK gene encoding cysteine synthase A, producing the protein MSRIYNNITETIGNTPLVRLNRINKSKATVLVKIESFNPGGSVKDRIALSMIQAAEEEKIVNPDTVIIEPTSGNTGIGLALVSAARGYRLILTMPESMSVERRKILLAYGAELVLTPASEGMKGAIAKAEELAKKYPNHFIPQQFQNLANPQAHRKTTALEIWEDTKGSVDIFIAGVGTGGTVTGVSEVLKSKNPELKAVAVEPIGSPVLSGGKPGPHKIQGIGAGFVPEVLNTGVYDAVMQINEEEAVKTARELAKQEGIFVGISSGAALAAALKLAEKHENDGKVIVVLLPDTGERYLSTILFE; encoded by the coding sequence ATGTCAAGAATTTACAACAACATTACTGAAACCATCGGTAATACCCCGCTCGTTCGCTTGAACCGAATCAACAAGAGCAAAGCCACCGTTCTGGTCAAAATTGAGTCATTTAATCCCGGAGGCTCCGTAAAAGACCGTATCGCGTTATCAATGATTCAGGCTGCCGAAGAAGAAAAGATAGTTAATCCCGACACGGTAATTATCGAACCTACCAGTGGCAACACCGGTATTGGTCTGGCGCTGGTAAGCGCGGCAAGAGGTTATCGGTTAATCCTGACGATGCCGGAAAGCATGAGTGTAGAACGGAGAAAAATTCTTCTGGCTTATGGTGCCGAATTGGTCCTAACTCCTGCCAGCGAAGGTATGAAAGGTGCTATTGCGAAAGCTGAAGAACTGGCTAAAAAATACCCGAATCATTTTATTCCTCAGCAATTTCAAAATCTCGCCAATCCACAGGCGCACCGAAAAACAACCGCTCTCGAAATTTGGGAAGATACCAAAGGTTCAGTCGATATTTTTATTGCTGGAGTGGGTACCGGAGGAACGGTAACAGGTGTCAGCGAAGTGCTGAAAAGTAAAAACCCGGAATTGAAAGCTGTTGCGGTTGAACCTATCGGTTCACCTGTACTATCCGGAGGAAAACCCGGACCGCATAAGATACAAGGTATTGGGGCCGGTTTTGTACCGGAAGTATTAAACACGGGTGTTTACGATGCCGTCATGCAGATAAATGAAGAAGAAGCCGTGAAAACTGCCCGCGAACTCGCAAAGCAAGAAGGAATTTTCGTGGGTATATCTTCTGGTGCTGCATTGGCTGCTGCTCTGAAATTGGCCGAAAAGCATGAAAATGATGGTAAAGTTATTGTCGTGCTCTTACCAGACACCGGCGAGCGTTATCTCAGTACAATACTATTTGAATAG
- a CDS encoding multicopper oxidase family protein: protein MNTSRRKFIWIASAASVGVLSVPVLPKLYNSITGGQRVSPHPLNKNFPADVDLEFTAIPDQVQLLNGSKTNIYTYQTRILKAENATIDKLPGSYLGPVIRVKQGQNVRVRFKNQLPRESVIHWHGLHIPQEMDGHPMYAIDKGGEFVYEFTVNNRPGTYWFHPHPDKFTGPQVYYGLAGLFIVEGDETGLPDGEYDVPLVIQDRKIDADNQLVYLDGGRMARMQGFLGDRILVNGQPDWNLDVKKGTYRLRILNGSNSRIYKLAWSDDSNIVAIGTDGGLLEKPVTRPYLMLSPGERIEIWKDFSSQNDGEEVQLKSLPFETGSPMGGGGMMGGMMGGGQQQTPNGTAFDLASFQVTPQAGVQKELPAAFAKHRTLSPSDAVNANNPRTFHFSFERMQWVINGETFEMMGVADWEKVKLDTTEVWEFINGGGSRGMGRMGNMMQMPHPVHLHGLQFRIIDRDVSGMSASVWESVKDGFVDQGWQDTFLLMPGMKVQAVMKFEDYTGIFVYHCHNLEHEDMGMMRNYEVIA, encoded by the coding sequence ATGAATACCTCACGCAGAAAATTCATCTGGATTGCCTCTGCAGCATCGGTTGGTGTTCTGAGCGTTCCGGTACTTCCGAAATTGTACAATTCCATTACCGGGGGACAAAGGGTTTCACCCCATCCCCTGAACAAAAACTTCCCGGCAGACGTCGATTTGGAGTTCACAGCCATTCCGGATCAAGTGCAGCTTCTCAACGGTAGTAAAACGAACATTTATACCTACCAAACCCGTATCCTGAAAGCTGAAAATGCTACAATAGATAAATTACCGGGCAGCTATCTCGGTCCGGTTATCCGCGTAAAACAAGGACAAAACGTTCGTGTCCGCTTTAAAAATCAATTGCCGCGTGAAAGTGTGATTCACTGGCATGGATTACACATCCCGCAGGAAATGGATGGCCATCCCATGTATGCCATCGACAAGGGCGGGGAATTTGTCTATGAGTTCACGGTCAACAATCGCCCCGGCACGTATTGGTTCCATCCGCACCCCGACAAGTTTACCGGTCCACAGGTATATTACGGACTGGCCGGACTGTTCATTGTCGAAGGCGATGAAACGGGGTTACCCGACGGAGAATATGACGTGCCTTTGGTTATTCAGGACCGGAAAATAGATGCTGACAATCAGCTGGTATACCTCGATGGTGGACGAATGGCGCGTATGCAAGGCTTTCTGGGTGACAGAATACTGGTCAACGGCCAACCCGACTGGAACCTCGATGTGAAAAAAGGCACCTACCGGCTCCGCATCTTAAATGGCTCCAATTCCCGTATCTACAAACTGGCCTGGAGCGATGACAGCAATATCGTGGCCATCGGGACAGATGGCGGCCTGCTGGAAAAACCGGTAACGCGGCCTTACCTGATGCTTTCTCCGGGCGAACGCATCGAAATATGGAAAGACTTCTCCTCCCAAAACGACGGTGAAGAGGTACAATTAAAAAGTCTTCCTTTCGAAACCGGTTCTCCCATGGGAGGCGGCGGAATGATGGGGGGCATGATGGGAGGCGGACAACAGCAGACACCCAACGGAACAGCCTTCGATTTGGCATCGTTCCAGGTAACGCCACAAGCCGGCGTACAGAAAGAGCTCCCGGCCGCCTTCGCAAAACACAGGACATTGTCTCCCTCGGATGCTGTGAATGCCAACAACCCCAGAACATTTCATTTCTCGTTCGAACGGATGCAATGGGTCATCAATGGCGAAACCTTTGAAATGATGGGGGTAGCCGACTGGGAAAAAGTAAAACTGGACACCACCGAGGTATGGGAATTCATTAATGGTGGCGGCAGCCGGGGCATGGGCCGGATGGGCAACATGATGCAAATGCCCCATCCTGTCCACCTGCATGGTTTGCAATTCAGAATAATCGACCGCGATGTCTCCGGCATGAGCGCCTCAGTCTGGGAATCGGTAAAAGATGGTTTCGTCGATCAGGGCTGGCAGGATACGTTCCTGCTCATGCCGGGAATGAAAGTGCAGGCGGTGATGAAGTTCGAAGACTATACCGGAATCTTTGTCTACCACTGCCATAACCTGGAACATGAAGACATGGGCATGATGCGGAATTATGAGGTCATTGCATAG